A genome region from Triticum aestivum cultivar Chinese Spring chromosome 2B, IWGSC CS RefSeq v2.1, whole genome shotgun sequence includes the following:
- the LOC606362 gene encoding non-specific lipid-transfer protein 3: MARVALLAVFTVLAALAVAEMASGAVTCSDVTSAIAPCMSYATGQASSPSAGCCSGVRTLNGKASTSADRQAACRCLKNLAGSFNGISMGNAANIPGKCGVSVSFPINNSVNCNNLH; the protein is encoded by the exons ATGGCTCGCGTGGCACTGCTCGCCGTGTTCACCGTGCTCGCCGCACTGGCAGTGGCGGAGATGGCGTCTGGGGCGGTGACCTGCAGCGACGTGACGTCCGCCATCGCGCCGTGCATGTCCTACGCAACGGGGCAAGCGTCGTCACCCTCGGCGGGGTGCTGCAGCGGGGTGAGGACCCTGAACGGCAAGGCGTCCACCTCGGCCGACCGGCAGGCGGCGTGCCGCTGCCTCAAGAACCTGGCGGGGTCGTTCAATGGCATCAGCATGGGTAACGCCGCCAACATCCCCGGCAAGTGCGGCGTCTCCGTCTCTTTCCCCATCAACAACAGCGTCAACTGCAACAA CCTTCATTAA